CAGAACAAACGAATGCATGCGGAACCGAAGaagtaaacaaaaaatatcgTCCTGTATGGTTGGACCAGTCAGAAGTGCGTTATTTAACGAGTATCCGGTGGTCGATTTGGCCGATCCATCGAAGACCACTCGAACCTTCGTCGTTGTGCTTGTCGGCTTTATTACCGCGTGATGTGGCAGGTAGAATCCGTCCGAAATGTCAGGTGTTTCTACCTGACTCATGTGACCCAATGACAGATATTCGTTGATTACTTTTGTATATTCGGTTCGTAAATCTGAGTTGTGTGTAAGTTTTCGTTCCAGCGATAGGAATCGATTTAATGCGCGCGTACGGGATTCGCCTAGATTTTGTTTGTATTGATTAAACGGAAGCGCGACGACGTATCTTCCGGTTTTGTTGCGTGAAAATGTGCGTTTAAAATGTGCCTCGCATTCCTCTTCCTCCGGTGTGAGATGAGGATGCGACGGACCTTCTTCGATTTGCCAGAATTTGGTTAGATCGAAGTTGACATTATTTACTAATGTAGTGCGTGTGTTTCTTGCCAGGTGAATAGGAGCACTCCCCCCGATGATCCATCCTAACTGCGTTTTTTGGAGGATCAAATCGGAATTATCTCGCGTTGATAATTTAACCTGACCAATGCTGAGACACGATATCGTCGGTCCCGTCCCAATCAGCATGTCGATTGGAGCCGGCCGATGGAAATGCGGATCTGCTAATTTTATATTATGCggaatttgaatttttgtccTATCAATTTGACAATCGGGTAAATGACTGGCAATTCTAGGTATTATGAAAAAACTGAGTGTGcgattaaaatttgttatccgagagacaattttcaatttgacaaTCCGATTCGTTACAGTGTTTAAATCGTTCAAAGCTTCGATGGTTACACTTTGTTCGTGCGTTTGTAGGTTTAATTTTTTCGCTAAATCGGACGTGATGAAGTTTGCGTTGGAGCAAGTGTCTAACAAGGTTCTACATTCGATTGGTTTTTTGTCTTTGTCTATTGCGTGAACTATGGCCGTAGCCATCAAACCGTGTGTTGAACCGTCTGTGATAAGCGAAGTGATGTGATTGTTTAATTGATGTGTAATATCGAAGCGAGTAACTAGTCATGGATCGGTGTTTTCTGTTGACGTGGTGTCATCGCGAGATTCTAATTTTGGTCTGTCGGATTTCCGATCCAAATGCAAATGTGTGTTATGCGGTAGGTTGCATTTTTTGCATCTGCCACCGCGACATGTATTGTGCGAATGTCCCGGTTTTAGGCAATTGTAGCATAAATTTGACTTGCGAACTAACTCAATGCGTTTTTCTACAGATGCATCTAAAAACGATTTACATTGAAATGCTGCGTGCGATCCCGATTTACAGATTCCACACGTTGGGAATTGTATTGCGGTGTTGAAAACCCGCCGGACTGATCTTGGCGAAGGCGGTGGCGAATTACGTTTAGGTGGATTGTATTTTGCGCGATTATTGTTAGAGTGTGATTTTTGATATGTGTTTTCTTGTCTCTGGTGATTATTCGTTAGTTTTTTGCGTTCCCACGTTTTCCGCGTTTCCTTGCCCATACGCGAAATGAGGATGCTAGTTAGAAGATCATTCGCGATATCTTCCTTTTTCCGTCCTAACGCTTCGAGTGATCGAATGTGAAGTTGCATGTAGTTTGCAAGATCACGAATTGATTCTGATGAATCGTTTGACATCGCGGGTGTGTCGCGTAAAAGAGCCGCGTGTCGAAGTACCAATGCGCGTTTATTGTCGTAAATTTCGGTTAAGTGCTTCCAAGCGGCTTCATAGTTTTCATCACTTATCGTGAATGCGCCGATTGCGATTTCGGCCCTTCCCGATAAGGATAATTtcaagtaatttaatttttgtatattgcTTAACCCGGTATGTGTGTGAATCATTGTTTGAAACGCGTCCTTAAATGTTACCCAGTGTTCAATTCGCCCGTCGAATTTTGGTAAATCTATCTTTGGCAAATTGACCTGAATAATCTTTGATTCGTCGTGATTGTTTTCAGAAAGCGTGATTTTTGTGTTTGTCGCGAAAGATTCTTGTAATTGAATCGCTGACGCAATGGCGTTGTCATAATTCTCGGTTACCTGTTCTCGTTGCTTATCTAATTCCTCATAATCATCGGACAGCATTGCAAGCTCGTCTTGATGCTGATTGAATTTAGAAAATAGATCTCTTAACCGGCCGATTCTTTCGCGAAGTTTTATGCGTTCTAACGGAGAATCTTTATAACACGCAACAAAGTTGTTCAGGACGGTGATTTGGCCTTTGAAAAATCTACACTTATTGCGTAATGAACCGATTTGTTCGTTTTTGTCGATCGTTTGTTTGCTTGAGGACGCCATTTCGTGAAATCGAGACAGAAAGGAAGTACGATATAAGAAAGGATTTGATTGTGTGCGAATTTGACAAGCCTACCTTGCCGATGACTTCTTTCGCTGTCTCGTTCCTGGTTCCTTGATCCTGGAGAATCAGCAGGCTGGAACTCAGGTCCCCAGTGTTTGTTGATCTCCCGGAAGATGTGTCGCCAACAACAGTACTGGGATGCTGTGAACGCCTCCGGTCCGCTTGCTGCCAGGAGGACGTTGGTTCCCCGATGTTACTGATGTGGCTTCCCCGAAGAGATGGAGATCGTCAAGGCTGACAAATCTCGTGAATGTCCGTTTTACACACACTCCACTAGATcactgatccggctcgaaggaccatgaaatgttttgtgtcggtatgtttaataaatgcgagttttgtgacaatgttcgtttattttcaaacaatacacggcactatcacctgccgaattaaccTTAGGTAATTGGTTATATTAGGAACAGTGGTCGCAGTGTGGAAATTGACGGACTATgtgcgttttaaaaatcgtgtagatgcgcgagtgtttctgtgtTCTGTTTGCttaagatgcgcggatgattctgagggttctgaatgcttcagatgcgcggatgattctgatcttgctgttccgaggtccgctctctcgtcaactcgtctaacgaggaaattcgtaggcataggcccaattttgggggaaaaggcaccccattcgtcacttagactgtaggaggagggtcttcttctcgtggtggaggtggaagctcctcctcagccgaaaatgggaaatctcgaaaaatgcgtgttttaaggacctcggaacagcgcgtctgtttttcggcctgagtggccttcgaaatttatggcctgcgtggcccgcgtgctggctggcccaagtgggccgaacgtggtttattacccccttggtctgagtacgctcacgaaaccaaggggatgcgatcttaggctcgaacccgagcgtgtctcgatagacacaacccaggtgcccttgtgaaatatgacctgtgaggcctggccatgcgacgcaaggactgcgtttccttggccgctgcgtgctacggacaacggcccgttgtagtccgaattcgggaccctcgcgtacctcgcgatcggtactcgaaacgagagtctaacgaattgactttatggccacttttccaatgctgtcagcttaaaccctcgagtgcacgttttcgacatttcgaggactaagcattcttctaagtaaacgaaggacagtaaataatcggaaaagggcctctaaacaaatacgtgaaatcgaacaatacgagaatataccagaatatactagaaaatagcagaatatactagaatatacgagaatatagcagaatattccagaatataccagaatataccataatattactagaatataggagaatataccagaatatacttgaatatactagaatatagcagaatatactagaatatacgagaatataccagaatataccagaatatatcataatattactcgaatatagaagaatatacgagaatataccagaatataccagaatattactagaatatagacgaatatatgagaatatacctgaatatacctgaatatactagaatatggcagaatataccagaatataccataatattactagaatatagaagaatatacgagaatataccagaatatactagaatatggcagaatattccagaatataccagaatatacgataatattactagaatatagaagaatatacgagaatatacctgaatatactagaatatactagaatgtagcagaatatacctgaatatacgagaatatagcagaatataccagaatataccagaatataccagaatataccagaatattactagaatatagacgaatatatgagaatatacctgaatatacctgaatatactagaatgtggcagaatataccagaatataccataatattactagaatatagaagaatttacgagaatataccagaatatactagaatatggcagaatattccagaatataccagaatatacgataatattactagaatatagaagaatatacgagaatatacctgaatatactagaatatactagaatgtagcagaatatacctgaatatacgagaatatagcagaatattccagaatataccagaatataccataatattactagaatataggagaatataccagaatatactggaatataccagaatatacctgaatatactagaatatactagaatatagcagaatataccagaatataccataatattactagaatatagaagaatatatcagaatatacctgaatatacctgaatatactagaatatagcagaatataccagagtatacttgaatataccagaatataccataatattactagaatatagaagaatatacgagaatataccagaatataccagaatatagcataatattactagaacatagaagaatatacgagaatataccagaatatactagaatatagcagaatataccgtaatattactcgaatatagaagaatatacgggaatataacagaatatacgagaatatagcagaatattccagaatataccagaatataccataatagtactagaatatagaagaatatacgagaatacaccagaataaacaagaatatagcagaatataccacaatataccagaatatactagaatataacagaatataccagaatatacttgaatataccagaatataccataatattactcgaatatggaagaatatacgagaatataccagaatatacaagaaaatagcagaagatactagaatatacgagaatatagcagaatgttccagaatataccagaatataccataatattactagaatataggagaatataccagaatatactggaatataccagaatatagcagaatatactagaatatacgagaatataccagaatataccagaatatatcataatattactcgaatatagaagaatatagaagaatataccagaatatgcaagaatattactagaatatagaagaatatatgagaatatacctgaatatacctgaatatactagaatatagcagaatataccagaatatacttgaatatatcagaatataccataatattactagaatatagaagaatatacgagaatatacgagaatataccagaatataccagaatatactagaatataacagaatataccagaatatacttgaatataccagaatataccataatattactcgaatatggaagaatatacgagaatataccagaatatactagaaaatagcagaatatactagaatatacgagaatatagcagaatattccagaatataccagaatataccataatattactagaatataggagaatataccagaatatacttgaatatactagaatatagcagaatatactagaatatacgagaatataccagaatataccagaatatatcataatattactcgaatatagaagaatatacgagaatataccagaatataccagaatattactagaatatagacgaatatatgagaatatacctgaatatacctgaatatactagaatatggcagaatataccagaatataccataatattactagaatatagaagaatatacgagaatataccagaatatacgataatattactagaatatagaagaatatacgagaatatacctgaatatactagaatatactagaatgtagcagaatatacctgaatataccataatattactagaatatagatgaatgtatgagaatatacctgaatatacctgaatatacaagaatatactagaatataccataatattactagaatatagaagaatatacgagaatatagcagaatattccagaatataccagaatataccataatattactagaatataggagaatataccagaatatacttgaatatactagaatatagcagaatatactagaatatacgagaatataccagaatataccagaatatatcataatattactcgaatatagaagaatatacgagaatataccagaatataccagaatattactagaatatagacgaatatatgagaatatacctgaatatacctgaatatactagaatatggcagaatataccagaatataccataatattactagaatatagaagaatatacgagaatataccagaatataccagaatatagcataatattactagaacatagaagaatatacgagaatataccagaatatactagaatatagcagaatataccgtaatattactcgaatatagaagaatatacgggaatataacagaatatacgagaatatagcagaatattccagaatataccagaatataccataatagtactagaatatagaagaatatacgagaatacaccagaataaacaagaatatagcagaatataccacaatataccagaatatactagaatataacagaatataccagaatatacttgaatataccagaatataccataatattactcgaatatggaagaatatacgagaatataccagaatatacaagaaaatagcagaagatactagaatatacgagaatatagcagaatgttccagaatataccagaatataccataatattactagaatataggagaatataccagaatatactggaatataccagaatatagcagaatatactagaatatacgagaatataccagaatataccagaatatatcataatattactcgaatatagaagaatatagaagaatataccagaatataccagaatattactagaatatagacgaatatatgagaatatacctgaatatacctgaatatactagaatatggcagaatataccagaatataccataatattactagaatatagaagaatatacgagaatataccagaatatacgataatattactagaatatagaagaatatacgagaatatacctgaatatactagaatatactagaatgtagcagaatatacctgaatataccataatattactagaatatagatgaatgtatgagaatatacctgaatatacctgaatatacaagaatatactagaatataccataatattactagaatatagaagaatatacgagaatatagcagaatattccagaatataccagaatataccataatattactagaatataggagaatataccagaatatacttgaatatactagaatatagcagaatatactagaatatacgagaatataccagaatataccagaatatatcataatattactcgaatatagaagaatatacgagaatataccagaatataccataatattactagaatatagaagaatatacgagaatataccagaatataccagaatatagcataatattactagaacatagaagaatatacgagaatataccagaatatactagaatatagcagaatataccgtaatattactcgaatatagaagaatatacgggaatataacagaatatacgagaatatagcagaatattccagaatataccagaatataccataatagtactagaatatagaagaatatacgagaatacaccagaataaacaagaatatagcagaatataccacaatataccagaatatactagaatataacagaatataccagaatatacttgaatataccagaatataccataatattactcgaatatggaagaatatacgagaatataccagaatatacaagaaaatagcagaagatactagaatatacgagaatatagcagaatgttccagaatataccagaatataccataatattactagaatataggagaatataccagaatatactggaatataccagaatatagcagaatatactagaatatacgagaatataccagaatataccagaatatatcataatattactcgaatatagaagaatatagaagaatataccagaatatgcaagaatattactagaatatagaagaatatatgagaatatacctgaatatacctgaatatactagaatatagcagaatataccagaatatacttgaatatatcagaatataccataatattactagaatatagaagaatatacgagaatatacgagaatataccagaatataccagaatatactagaatataacagaatataccagaatatacttgaatataccagaatataccataatattactcgaatatggaagaatatacgagaatataccagaatatactagaaaatagcagaatatactagaatatacgagaatatagcagaatattccagaatataccagaatataccataatattactagaatataggagaatataccagaatatacttgaatatactagaatatagcagaatatactagaatatacgagaatataccagaatataccagaatatatcataatattactcgaatatagaagaatatacgagaatataccagaatataccagaatattactagaatatagacgaatatatgagaatatacctgaatatacctgaatatactagaatatggcagaatataccagaatataccataatattactagaatatagaagaatatacgagaatataccagaatatacgataatattactagaatatagaagaatatacgagaatatacctgaatatactagaatatactagaatgtagcagaatatacctgaatataccataatattactagaatatagatgaatgtatgagaatatacctgaatatacctgaatatacaagaatatactagaatataccataatattactagaatatagaagaatatacgagaatatagcagaatattccagaatataccagaatataccataatattactagaatataggagaatataccagaatatacttgaatatactagaatatagcagaatatactagaatatacgagaatataccagaatataccagaatatatcataatattactcgaatatagaagaatatacgagaatataccagaatataccagaatattactagaatatagacgaatatatgaga
Above is a window of Halictus rubicundus isolate RS-2024b unplaced genomic scaffold, iyHalRubi1_principal scaffold1059, whole genome shotgun sequence DNA encoding:
- the LOC143364842 gene encoding uncharacterized protein LOC143364842 gives rise to the protein MASSSKQTIDKNEQIGSLRNKCRFFKGQITVLNNFVACYKDSPLERIKLRERIGRLRDLFSKFNQHQDELAMLSDDYEELDKQREQVTENYDNAIASAIQLQESFATNTKITLSENNHDESKIIQVNLPKIDLPKFDGRIEHWVTFKDAFQTMIHTHTGLSNIQKLNYLKLSLSGRAEIAIGAFTISDENYEAAWKHLTEIYDNKRALVLRHAALLRDTPAMSNDSSESIRDLANYMQLHIRSLEALGRKKEDIANDLLTSILISRMGKETRKTWERKKLTNNHQRQENTYQKSHSNNNRAKYNPPKRNSPPPSPRSVRRVFNTAIQFPTCGICKSGSHAAFQCKSFLDASVEKRIELVRKSNLCYNCLKPGHSHNTCRGGRCKKCNLPHNTHLHLDRKSDRPKLESRDDTTSTENTDP